A single genomic interval of Helicoverpa armigera isolate CAAS_96S chromosome 22, ASM3070526v1, whole genome shotgun sequence harbors:
- the LOC110371751 gene encoding cytochrome P450 6B5: MITSLLLTAVFVIIFTIYLVSKKKFQYWEKRKVPHLPPVPLLGNFGNFILQRQFLGYTLQQICGKFPNVPYVGAYFGTEPALIVQDPELIKLVMTKDFYFFSSREISEYADRERFTQNLFSTSGNKWKVLRQNLTPVFTSAKMKNMFHLIEKCSHVFEDFLDKEAKSNEVEMRALVARYTMDCIGTCAFGVETKTMNVTENNPFTAVGNSIFMLSRVQGFKFVLRGIYPSLFYLLGFRTLPPEVNAFFSNLMTGVFKGRNYTPTSRNDFVDFVLKWKQNKTMTGDSLTNMKYDSQKKVTLEVDDDLLVAQCFIFFAAGYETSATTLSFTLYELAKHPEAQKRAIAEVDDYLRRHNNELKYECLSEMPFVEACFDETLRKYPVLSLLTREVVEDYTFPSGLKVEKGLRIFLPLYHLHHNPEFFPDPEEYRPERFLPENKDKIKPYTYMPFGEGPRLCIGMRFAKMQMTAGIITLLKKYRLELAPGMPQNIEFEPNSFVSQVAGGINLKMIKRESWEGRLLKNLEKAY, from the exons ATGATCACTTCATTGTTACTAACGGCAGTTTTTGTGATAATCTTCACAATCTACCTCGTGTCCAAGAAAAAGTTCCAATACTGGGAGAAAAGGAAAGTACCACATTTACCTCCGGTTCCTCTCCTGGGAAATTTTGGGAACTTTATCCTGCAGAGGCAATTTCTTGGCTACACATTACAACAAATATGTGGAAAGTTTCCCAACGTACCATACGTGGGTGCCTATTTTGGCACAGAACCTGCCCTGATCGTCCAAGACCCTGAACTCATCAAGCTCGTCATGACTAAGGACTTCTACTTCTTCAGTTCCCGTGAGATATCTGAATATGCCGACAGGGAAAGGTTTACTCAGAACCTCTTCTCCACTTCCGGAAACAAATGGAAGGTGTTACGTCAGAACCTGACTCCTGTGTTTACCTCCGCGAAGATGAAGAACATGTTCCATTTGATCGAAAAGTGTTCTCACGTGTTCGAAGATTTTCTCGATAAGGAAGCCAAAAGCAACGAGGTCGAAATGAGGGCTCTTGTAGCGAGATACACTATGGACTGCATAGGAACCTGTGCATTTGGCGTTGAAACAAAAACCATGAATGTGACGGAAAATAATCCGTTTACAGCAGTAGGTAACAGCATTTTCATGTTAAGCCGGGTCCAAGGATTTAAATTTGTTTTGAGAGGTATCTACCCTTCACTTTTCTACTTGTTGGGATTCAGAACTCTTCCACCAGAAGTTAATGCATTCTTCTCCAATTTAATGACTGGAGTTTTTAAGGGACGCAACTATACGCCCACATCTCGGAATGACTTTGTCGATTTCGTATTGAAgtggaaacaaaataaaactatgacagGGGACAGTCTGACTAACATGAAATATGATTCACAGAAAAAAGTGACTTTAGAAGTCGACGATGATCTCTTAGTGGCACagtgctttatattttttgctgctGGATATGAAACTTCGGCCACCACTTTGAGTTTTACTTTGTATGAGTTGGCGAAACACCCAGAAGCTCAGAAGAGAGCTATAGCCGAGGTGGACGATTATCTGCGGCGGCACAACAATGAGCTGAAGTACGAGTGCCTTTCGGAGATGCCATTTGTAGAAGCATGCTTTGATGAGACTCTTCGTAAATATCCAGTTTTAAGTTTGTTAACTCGCGAAGTGGTAGAGGATTACACTTTCCCTTCGGGATTGAAGGTAGAGAAAGGTCTCCGTATATTCCTGCCTCTGTATCACTTGCACCATAACCCGGAGTTCTTCCCGGATCCGGAGGAGTATAGGCCTGAGCGGTTCCTGCCTGAGAacaaggataaaataaagccgtaCACGTACATGCCCTTCGGTGAAGGCCCGAGACTTTGTATTG GAATGAGATTCGCGAAAATGCAAATGACCGCTGGAATAATAACTTTGCTGAAAAAATACCGTTTGGAACTGGCTCCAGGGATGCCCCAGAATATTGAATTTGAACCTAATTCTTTTGTCTCGCAAGTTGCGGGAGGAATCAATCTGAAGATGATAAAAAGAGAAAGTTGGGAGGGAAGACTACTGAAGAACCTCGAAAAGGCATATTAA